Genomic window (Phaeodactylum tricornutum CCAP 1055/1 chromosome 3, complete sequence):
gtcgcaatgggagttatcaagattgcttatgagccgtcggagacaaacttagccgatgcgctaacaaaggttcagtcagccccagtacgacagaatcttatgcgtcaaattttatattgagtcaagtgaagaagggtttgccgactttcccgtttcgatgaagccagtatcggaacaaattgcatttgcagtactacatgtcattgcatgcagtgtcgaagtttttattttacaagttgtggatccctatttttcccatagtggttttgaggggacacatctctccatgtccatgtcaatgtttatggtttcgatgtgtggggactagaaaacccctacgtcaagcggtacatgaggggttcatatccctaagtctatcagataagtctataatcttgtgttttacgcctttggtcgtctacgaaagtatgcgggatcctttcggttccttagacgattctagcccgttatcgcTGCAGTGTTCTATGTGAACGAGGAGAATAAGCTTAACTGTACAACAGTGAACATTGAGACAGAGTGCCCCAGAACTACAAAAGGATActcactaactgtaaggagTTCCATTTTCCAACCTCTACCGCTACAAAAGTAAGGCCTTTTGTCCTTCCTGCCGGTCAGCCGGTCAGCCGGTATAGCAAGCACCCCTTGTGCAACAGTCCCCACATCTCTCCAGCTCCGTACCAACAACCCACCACCCAACAGACCATCCAGGCGCTATGAACTCCACGCTTCCCGCTACCGACTCGGATCACCCGCACGTATCCGTGATTGTCGTCGGCAGCGGCGCACCGTTACAGTCCATGGGATGGTACCACGCCGTCCAACTCCTGGACGGTCGCATCCCGTCCGCACAACTCGATCACGTCGTCGAGCCTTGGTGGACGTGCGACGAGGCCCGGGGGACTCTGGAATACACCGCTTTTGCCGATTGGCAACAGACACTCCAACAGCGTCCCGGTGGTGGCGTCCAGTGTTGGTCCCACGTCGCTGACGTACCGGAATCCACCACTCCCAACGTCCCCCGTCTCGTTATTCTCAGTGCGCGGACGAGCGAGAATCCAAGACTCTTGGCCGAGTGTCTGCGTCACCTCGACTGTCGCGCCATCTTTTTAGAAAAACCCGGTGCTCCCACCGTCCGAGAACTCCAACTCATGCAGACCCAAGCCGCAGCGGCGGGGGTCAAGGTCTACCTGGGATTCAACAAGAACGTCAGTGCGTACTTGACGCAAACGCGTCTCTTTGCAGAGCATGCCGACGAACCGGTCGACGTGACCTTTCTACACAACAACGCCTACCCCAACGAACCTGCGGCCTTGGCCGAATGCTTCGAACGCAACGCCGAAGGTATGCTCAAGAACATGGCCATTCACGAACTCGCCATACTTGCCACCTTTTACGACGTGACGGTCGACAACATTGCCTCCGTACACGTCGACCGTGAATTCTCTCTCTGCCAAACACTCATCGGACCTTCCACGGGACAATCCTACACCGACTTTGTCAAACTACGCTTCCGCATCGTCACATGGAACGGAAAATCCGCCAGTATTGCGGCCGATCGCTGCGGCGGCGACGATTCGGTCGGCATCGTGACCAACTCTCACGCCACCGAACTCGCACGCTTTATCATGCCCGATGCCGACGCCCTGGCCCAAATCCCCATGCTCGCCGCGCGCTACCCCGGGGCCCGGCCCTACTTTTTCACCCAGGATCCGGATTATCGTACCCTCAAGGAACGTGTCGTGCAATACTGTCTCGACGGGACCCCGCCCCATGGTGTCGCCGATTTGGACATTGCAATTACCGCCCTCCAACTCGCTGAATATCTCACACCTATCCTACAAGCACAGCTTGCGGAAAGCTCTGCCTAGCTAGAACATTAAACGGAACAAAAATAAGACCCGATTTATGAAGAATCTATAGTCGGCTCAAAAATGGTTTGCGCTGCGACCATCCAGAAGTTAGTTCAGAGATTAGTGGAGACGTGCCAACTACCAATACGATACCACCGAATGCGTCTCGGTGTTTTGTTTGGCCTCCTGTTCCATgccttccaaagcttccgcATCGGCGGACAAGTCGGCTTCCTCGTTGTCTTCATTGGGTGCCACCAGCATGCTCCGTTCCACTTGGTGATCGTGCAGCGCCCACAACCACGGATCGTTGGCCGCTCGTCGACGTTCCAAAAACGACCGCTTTTTGCGCTCGTCGGCAATATACACGCCACGGAACACGCCCGTACCCAATCCTCCGTGACTCCCCGAGCGATTCGCATCGCTCTGTCCATCCGGTGATGCTGATGCATCTCGGGATGCCAAGAGGACCGCACCGGTCGTTACATCCACGTCGTAATAAAACGGAATGGCGGTGGGTATGTTGAGACTTTCAATTTCGTGCGCCGGAATGTCATCCAAGTGCATCACCAAAGCCCGCAGGGAATTGGCGTGCGCCACGACCAAGGAATACGGCGAATCGCGGACTGCACTGTCATCCTCGTCGGAGCGCGATAACTCTCCGGCAATATCCGCCACAATCTCTCTCCAGGATTCCACAACTCGGGTTTGACACTCTTCCAATGATTCTCCTAAAGGCAGATCGGTCAATGTGTGGTAGCGGGGATCTTGATTGATCGTGTCGTAGTGCGGATGACCCGGCTGCATGAGTGGGGGGCGGGCTTCGTAGGACCGTCGCCATTTCATAACTCGTGTACGACCTAGACGATCGGCTGTCCGCTCTTTGGAGAGACCCTGGAGGGCGCCGTAGTGGCGTTCGTTGAGGCGCCAATCGTAAACAATGGGTGTGTAGGACACGCCGGCGGCTTCGAGGGAACGGTGTGCCGTGACAATGGACCGGGTGAGTAAGGATGTGTAGCACTTGCGAAAGTGTAGTTCGTGGGAACGAAAGACTTGGCCGGCTTCGACGGCTTCCACCACCCCACGCTGTGTCAAGGCAACGTCACACCAGCCGGTAAAGATCTACGGTGAGGACGGAAAAAGCGAGTCGTGAGGTAGCTAGAACTTGTTCAAGTGGATTTTTCAAGTGCCTCTCTCACCTGGGATCACATCGGACGTTTGGAAAGTACTTACGTTGGCGTTGTTGAATTCACTTTCTCCGTGCCGCATGAGTACAACCCGGTGTGCGTTGGGGGGAATGGGCGGTAAAGTTTCGGATCTGCTCAGCGAAGATGTcgttggtggcggtggtcGGGAACGATCGTCCGCACGAGGCGAATCTGGTCCTTCCGCATCCGCATCAATCTCGCCGTACAGACTTCCCGATgaccgacaacgacgagTTGACGTGCCGAAAAAGGAGAATGCCACGGGATGCCGCGGATTGCAGGGATTGGGACGACTCCGGCGCACCTTTCTGGTGGTCGCAATCCGCGACCGTGAACGCGCCGTACCGGTGGTAGTCGTCCAACACGCAGCGGACGTTCGCCACGCCAACGAATACGCCGTAGACATGATCAAATCGGCGAAAATCAGAGCGAGTGCGGGAAACAATCTACGATGTGTGGTTCTCCTGCCCATTCTTCAGACAGCCACGACGAAAGCGGCTCTATCCGTGCTCCCACCGTGCCGTGGACTCCTACCCCACACACTCTCGTCACTGCAGTACGCGAAGGAAcgaatcactgtcaattgatTCTGCTGTCGCCTCCCGACAGAGCTCTCTGGCCAACGAATGTTCTTTCTCTGTAGTCAATTGATGCAGTAGTGTAGAATTCTGCTcaatcgaagaaagaaacggTTCCGTTCAATCCACCATTTGGAAAGCGCGAGAGACATTTTGTTCTCGCTGGCCTTTCGCAATCCTCGATGGAACCGAGGATGGGGCGTGGTGAAGAATAAGGTGAAAACGTCTACGTCAGCAAAAGGTGTCACACTGCGTCCTCTCGAATTCTCCCGCTCCCAACCGAACTGGTTCAACTTGAAACTATGCATTTCGCTatacaaaggaaaaagacaatTCAGCTCTTCTATTGCCTTCGGTATTCAATCATTGGAATGATCGATATGTCATATGCAACCAAACTAACATTGTCCTAAGCAATCGATACGTTAATTACTGATACCACGTCCTATCATACTGTCTT
Coding sequences:
- a CDS encoding predicted protein produces the protein MNSTLPATDSDHPHVSVIVVGSGAPLQSMGWYHAVQLLDGRIPSAQLDHVVEPWWTCDEARGTLEYTAFADWQQTLQQRPGGGVQCWSHVADVPESTTPNVPRLVILSARTSENPRLLAECLRHLDCRAIFLEKPGAPTVRELQLMQTQAAAAGVKVYLGFNKNVSAYLTQTRLFAEHADEPVDVTFLHNNAYPNEPAALAECFERNAEGMLKNMAIHELAILATFYDVTVDNIASVHVDREFSLCQTLIGPSTGQSYTDFVKLRFRIVTWNGKSASIAADRCGGDDSVGIVTNSHATELARFIMPDADALAQIPMLAARYPGARPYFFTQDPDYRTLKERVVQYCLDGTPPHGVADLDIAITALQLAEYLTPILQAQLAESSA
- the PGAM_3 gene encoding phosphoglycerate mutase, with amino-acid sequence MGRRTTHRRLFPALALIFADLIMSTAYSLAWRTSAACWTTTTGTARSRSRIATTRKVRRSRPNPCNPRHPVAFSFFGTSTRRCRSSGSLYGEIDADAEGPDSPRADDRSRPPPPTTSSLSRSETLPPIPPNAHRVVLMRHGESEFNNANIFTGWCDVALTQRGVVEAVEAGQVFRSHELHFRKCYTSLLTRSIVTAHRSLEAAGVSYTPIVYDWRLNERHYGALQGLSKERTADRLGRTRVMKWRRSYEARPPLMQPGHPHYDTINQDPRYHTLTDLPLGESLEECQTRVVESWREIVADIAGELSRSDEDDSAVRDSPYSLVVAHANSLRALVMHLDDIPAHEIESLNIPTAIPFYYDVDVTTGAVLLASRDASASPDGQSDANRSGSHGGLGTGVFRGVYIADERKKRSFLERRRAANDPWLWALHDHQVERSMLVAPNEDNEEADLSADAEALEGMEQEAKQNTETHSVVSYW